The DNA window TGTGctagttaatatttttcattcagtgccttttgggttctaaaattagaagaaaatgaagCTCAAGGGAaagaatagttttcttttttaaaaaaaaaaaattaatataggcATGTCCACAAAGTGAATTTTGCTCTACAAGATTCAGGTTCtctgcccacagctctgctgtgagaAGTGGAATGTCACTTGAAGGTCTTGCTCTGCCTGTTGTTCCTCCTGTTTCTTACGCTCTTCATGAGCATTGCTGGGTTAAGTGAGGGGCAGCAAGGCTGCCCAGTTCCAACGGTTTAGCAGAGAGACAAAGACCTAGGAGCAGAGAAGCAAAAACACAGCTGCAGAAGCCGTTGATACTCAGCTACCCTTGTGGCTGGCGTTCGGAGGAGCAGGGATCTCTGCCGAGCAGAGCCTTGAAATCCCACTGGAGAACGTACACGCTGTGCTGAGCCCTGGATACATGTGTGGGACAGCGGTATCTCCACCACCTGCTAGCAGGCTGAAGCAGTAGCCTGACCTCAGCTCTCTTACCCTATGTTAGGCTTTGTTGTTTGTGGCAGTCTACTGGCCAATGTGTTCCTCCACTTCCTGTGTTTTACAGCAACCATTTTGGCAAAAGGAGGCAGATACCCCCTCCTGAAACCTCTTCTCAACAGTGTTATTTTAAGGATAAACTTACAAGACATTGTAAGGCCTTTTAATAATCCTCTTCTATAAGAAGCACTTTTATAAGTGCTTCTCTTGGCACTTATAAAACAATGagcagttttttaaaagaagtgttgAGTTGATGTGCATACCATGTCTTTCTGTTCAAGCTGAGCTCCAGCTTCCACCAACTTTTTCACCACCTCTAGATGTCCTTCAGAGCATGCCCTGTGCAATGCAGTGCGTTTGTACTGGCAATTAAAACAGTGCAAAGTCAGATATTAAATATGGCACAAAGAGATATCTTTAAatcttttctcccctcctccttagGATGATGGCAAATACATACTTTGTGCTGATTCATTTTCAAGAGATAATACTTTTGAGACCTGAAATCTGCTAAATTTTAATAGCATCCTGATAGCTGAGAGCTGCCTACCCAGCATTTTAAAGGGTGTGAGAAATATCTGCAGTATGGCATTCAATTTTAAAATGATGCCTGTTGAGTTTCCCCATCCAACATGCTACGCTGCATTTTGCAAATGCAGCTTACGCATTATGGAGTATGAGGGCAGGCAGCATCGCTTTTTTTGTCATTCTGCAGACAAATTTTTTACCTCTTCATCTGCAGCATTGGAAGATCACATGTTACAGAAAATGAGGGTCTCCTGGGCACCAACAGCTTGCTTTTAAATATAAAGATTCTTCTGATGTAATGCTACTTTGAAGAGTCCCAGTGGCCCCTTTATCACTGGAAAACTTGATATACAAAACTTCCAGTGTTTATGTACttacacccccacccccccctttttttctcctcatgtgTGGAAGCTACAAAACCTAGTGGTAAAAGTTATTTTTGCTCTGTAATAACCTCTCTTATGTAGAGACGTTAGTAAGAAGGAAGATTGTACCTCATCACAGACATTTGGATCCCCTTTGTCTGACAGGTATTTTTCAATTACTGGCATCTTATTCTGCAGTGCAGCTCTGAAGAATGTGGGTATATCCACTGGTCCTGTCTGATGGAAAGAAATATACAGGGCATAAGTGTGTGTGGTGTAAAACCCTATCAATGCTTTCCCAGAAGAAGGTACTTTGAAATAACTTACAATAACTTCTGGTTCAGGTTCCTTTAAAACAGGGACTTTCActttcttgcattttttcttcttcttcagctgAATAATTTTTTCAAGATCCTCCAAGTTTTCAAGTTTTGACCTCTCctctaatttcttcttcttcagctGAAACAAATCAGGGAAGCCAACAAGTTGAGCTGAGTGTGACCACCTCTGCCTTTCAGAGTGGCAGGACAGCATGTGATACTATTCAGGTTAATTCAGTTAAGACTAGAACAACTTTGAAAtaagttgtcttttttttacTACTATGGTTAATTGACATCTAGAATAAGTTACTAAGTGTGTGAGGAATTCTACATCTATAGTTTTTCATACACCATTGGACCTCTTCCAAAATGCTGCTTCAGCCATATGTTGTGGGCTAGATAGCATGAATTTTTGGTCCATGTTAAGCCAGGAGTCAGAGCAGCACTGCAGTCCCTTCTGGCCCAACAATTTTAAGAAATCTCATGTGCAGTTTATGagagctgggaagctgctgcagttTCAGCTGACTTCCACCAAGCGTTTTTTCTTCAACCACTTTTATGAAGCAGCCCCTGATTTATTGTAATCCTCTTTGCTGAAAAGTAAGTGAAGAGCAAGGTTTGTACCCGTCTTAGCATTTCAGTCAGCAAGTGTTACATTTTGGTAAGCTACAAAGAATGTCCTCAGTATCCTTGGAGGGGCCATTCAATAAATGTTTAAGACTTTTTCAAGCCTGCTTGTAAAAAGCATCCCTGCATGGAGTCAGTATGGGACACTACTAACATCAAGGGCAAATGTGTTGCCTGAACTGAGATCCTAAGTAGCATGAGGTGTCCTTGACTTCAGAAGGGGGATTCACAAACAAGGGGTAACTCAGGGTGAATACAGATGACAGATTCTGTCCCATGGTAGCATTAAGGGTAAATACATTGGTGAGACCCTGTCATATGgtatacatttttttcaactGAATTCTTATTCAAGTTATTTCCAccctttctttttattgttcTCTGCATTTAGGGTTTGATCTGTAGATCACTgaattaatggaaaataattaTGTTGGCTGAGTGGACTGTGGATCAACTGGAAACCTAAAAAGTTCTTAGAACCCTGTTTTGAAGGAACTCAAAAATCCTCTGTGGCAAGTAATGATCATTCTGTTGAAGGTGAaggtgtttattttaatatttctgaggTTTACTTTCCCACCCTTCTTTTTTTTAGAACAAAGTCTTTTGCCCCCTGCTAGATAAACTTTTTCATTCAGTTGCTTATTTTTTAAGCAATCTAAGATGTTACAACTACTAtaattttttggggaaaaaaaagcatcagttcTTAGGGATATAGGGAGAATTGTCATGCCCAGGAATACAAAATGGTACTTTCCTGTAGTCCAGTATCACTTTCATTTGTAATTGTTTTTCCCAAATGTGCTACTAAGCATAATACAGTGTTTtcataaaaagaacattttcatgGTGGACATGGCTTCTGGCTTCAGAAATGCACTCATGTCTTTCTTGGGTTAGTTATTTTTGGTGGCAGTCATTAGGTGTGCAAGCTGTAGGTGTTTTATGGGCTATGATTGCTCCCCGCCTCACTGACAGCTGGCAGCAGGTGACTGTGGGCAGGTGGGAGCCCCCAGGGTTTCAGTCAAACGTTATAGGGGGAGTTTGGGATTCTGCTTCACAGTGTTGCTGCCTGCATCCATAGGCTACAGGAGTCAGCAGATCTTCATGGCCTTCAGAGGACTTTAGACCAACCTTGTTTGGTGGTGATCTCCCAAGGGTTTATCTAGCTCATCATGCTTGTATTTCTATCTTAGAAAGAGGCAAAGCTTCAGGGGCTGCAGCAGAAAGTGCACACAGCATGATAAAAAGCCAAGCACAAAACCCAAGAGCCTACCtctgcttctatttttttctccttctcataaGCCAGATCACCTCGGGTCAGTGAGTGTTCAGAGACTGTCTTTAGGTCCTCCTGCTTCTCCAGTCTTACAGCAGCTTCATATTCTCCATTTTTGAAGTCCTCAGGGAGGAAGCTGCCAGTCTCTTTATCGTCAACTTTCTTCCCAGTCACCTGTAAAAGCAAATATCATACAATATATGTAGCAGTTTCACAACTGCAGTAGCCACCCCCTGGGAACATGGATTACCTAGGGGCTAATCACATGTCATTCCTGTCCTACTCTAGGAGTGTGTGACAGACAGAGTGCAGACCTCATTGAGCCTGTGCCTGGATTAACTGTGTATATGAATGGCTAGAGCCATCTTGCTTGCAGGCAGATCTCCCACATCCATGCAGCAACCCCCCCTTGGCATCTTCAGGGCTTGGATCAAGATCCATGAGGCCAACTCACAGTCTAACTCCCCACCTGGCTGGGGCTGAGGTGCTGCTGTACTGACAAAAGCCAGAGAGTTGGGAAGAGCATTGTTTTTGCTCaggatttttgttgtttgt is part of the Strix uralensis isolate ZFMK-TIS-50842 chromosome 7, bStrUra1, whole genome shotgun sequence genome and encodes:
- the ANKRD1 gene encoding ankyrin repeat domain-containing protein 1, yielding MMMMKVEELVTGKKVDDKETGSFLPEDFKNGEYEAAVRLEKQEDLKTVSEHSLTRGDLAYEKEKKIEAELKKKKLEERSKLENLEDLEKIIQLKKKKKCKKVKVPVLKEPEPEVITGPVDIPTFFRAALQNKMPVIEKYLSDKGDPNVCDEYKRTALHRACSEGHLEVVKKLVEAGAQLEQKDMLESTALHWACRGGNLDVLKFLLDKGINRNARDKLLSTPSHVAVRTGQYDCGEHLIACEADLNARDREGDTPMHDAVRLNRYKMIRLLILYGADLTIKNCQGKTPMDLVLQWQNGTKEIFNSLKDNSYKSVHLSKF